A single window of Drosophila suzukii chromosome 3, CBGP_Dsuzu_IsoJpt1.0, whole genome shotgun sequence DNA harbors:
- the TwdlO gene encoding uncharacterized protein TwdlO: MRFLIAFCLIGAACAQYNYGAGFSGAASDNVPSYAGGNSGFGGGDSYDGAASSPDYSVSSELNKEYYTFEADESQFEDPLAAQKIAGSVNKGLRVVFIKGPENRGLENAALALAKQAAEQRTAIYVLNKQTDIGDLANKFNAVRQNANQRPEVHFVKYRTPEDAANAQKAIQSQYDNLGGSSQSFNGGVANAINFASQGAAPVRRGNNYSPPAAATSNSYLPANILRRLRIR; this comes from the coding sequence ATGCGTTTCCTGATCGCCTTCTGCCTGATTGGCGCCGCCTGTGCCCAGTACAACTATGGAGCGGGATTCTCTGGAGCCGCCTCCGATAATGTTCCCAGCTACGCCGGTGGAAACAGCGGTTTCGGTGGTGGTGACTCCTACGATGGAGCGGCCAGCAGCCCGGACTACTCGGTGTCCAGCGAGCTGAACAAGGAGTACTACACCTTCGAGGCCGACGAGAGCCAGTTCGAGGATCCTCTGGCCGCCCAGAAGATCGCCGGCTCCGTGAACAAGGGACTCCGTGTGGTCTTCATCAAGGGACCCGAGAACCGTGGCCTAGAGAACGCTGCCCTGGCCCTGGCCAAGCAGGCTGCCGAGCAGAGGACCGCCATATATGTCCTGAACAAGCAGACCGACATTGGAGATCTGGCCAACAAGTTCAACGCCGTCCGCCAGAATGCCAACCAGCGCCCAGAGGTGCACTTCGTCAAGTACAGGACTCCCGAGGATGCGGCCAATGCCCAGAAGGCCATCCAGTCTCAGTACGACAACCTCGGAGGATCCAGCCAGTCCTTCAACGGCGGAGTGGCCAATGCCATCAACTTCGCCTCCCAGGGAGCTGCCCCCGTGCGCCGTGGCAACAACTACTCTCCTCCTGCCGCCGCCACGAGCAACTCCTACCTGCCCGCCAACATCCTGCGTCGTCTGCGCATCCGTTAA
- the TwdlB gene encoding probable serine/threonine-protein kinase vps15, giving the protein MRAFIVMCLVAVACADKLGYNYQPVGHSNSGLSFAPGSGSIGGGSIGGGSLGGGSLGGGSLGGGSLGGGSIGGGLDSGLGGLSGLGGLGGGDALSAPVSYNAPAPSGELEKEFFTYSANEQDFDEPQELERVAGSVNKGLRVVFIKGPENKGLEDAALALAKQAAQQETAIYVLNKQADIGDLAQKLNAIKSNSNNKPEVHFVKYRTPEDAANAQRAIQGQYDQLGGSSQAHDGGVAPALNFASAGPVQKAQAQIPENSYLPTSVFRRLRF; this is encoded by the exons ATGCGCGCCTTTATC GTCATGTGTTTGGTGGCAGTCGCCTGCGCCGATAAGTTGGGCTACAACTACCAGCCAGTGGGTCACTCCAACTCGGGACTATCCTTTGCTCCAGGAAGTGGCAGCATTGGAGGAGGTTCCATTGGAGGAGGTTCCCTTGGAGGAGGCTCCCTTGGAGGAGGCTCCCTTGGAGGAGGCTCCCTTGGAGGTGGTTCCATTGGCGGAGGACTCGACTCCGGTCTTGGTGGCTTGAGCGGTCTTGGTGGCCTGGGAGGTGGTGATGCTCTGAGCGCCCCTGTCTCCTACAACGCCCCCGCTCCCTCTGGCGAACTCGAGAAGGAGTTCTTCACCTACTCCGCTAACGAGCAGGACTTTGATGAGCCCCAGGAACTGGAGCGTGTGGCTGGATCCGTGAACAAGGGTCTCCGTGTGGTCTTCATCAAGGGACCCGAGAACAAGGGACTGGAGGATGCTGCTCTGGCTCTGGCCAAGCAGGCTGCCCAGCAGGAGACCGCCATCTATGTCCTGAACAAGCAGGCCGATATTGGAGATCTTGCCCAGAAGCTGAACGCCATCAAGAGCAACTCGAACAACAAGCCCGAGGTGCACTTCGTCAAATACAGGACTCCTGAGGATGCTGCCAACGCCCAGCGCGCCATCCAGGGTCAGTACGACCAGCTGGGAGGATCCTCTCAGGCTCATGATGGTGGCGTGGCCCCCGCCCTGAACTTCGCCTCCGCCGGTCCCGTCCAGAAGGCCCAGGCCCAGATCCCCGAGAACTCCTATCTGCCCACCTCCGTCTTCCGTCGCCTGCGCTTCTAG
- the TwdlP gene encoding uncharacterized protein TwdlP: MRALIILSIVAAASAGSLSGYNYGQGATTSIGGGGGGSISPALSGPVSYNAAPQAGVTKEFYSFYANDADFEDREGLQRALASIKKNVRVIFIKSPENRGYENAVLALAKQAAQQQTAIYVLHKQTDINELAQKFNAVRQNANKKPEVHFVKYRTPEDAANAQKAIQSQYDQLGGSSQSINGGVANAINFASQGAAPARSATQQAPQSNYLPASILNRLRH; the protein is encoded by the coding sequence ATGCGTGCTCTTATTATTCTAAGCATTGTGGCGGCGGCCAGTGCCGGAAGTTTGTCCGGATATAATTACGGACAGGGAGCAACGACCAGTAttggaggaggaggtggtggATCTATAAGTCCTGCACTTTCGGGACCCGTGAGCTACAATGCAGCTCCACAGGCTGGAGTCACCAAGGAGTTCTACAGCTTCTATGCCAATGACGCCGATTTCGAGGATCGCGAGGGCCTCCAAAGGGCTTTGGCCAGCATCAAGAAGAATGTCCGTGTGATTTTCATCAAGTCCCCAGAGAACCGTGGCTACGAGAATGCCGTTCTGGCCCTGGCTAAACAGGCTGCCCAGCAGCAAACAGCCATCTATGTGCTCCACAAGCAAACCGATATCAACGAGTTGGCCCAGAAGTTCAATGCCGTGCGCCAGAATGCCAACAAGAAGCCCGAGGTGCACTTCGTGAAGTACAGGACTCCCGAGGATGCGGCCAATGCCCAGAAGGCCATCCAATCGCAGTACGATCAGCTGGGTGGATCCAGCCAGTCCATCAACGGAGGAGTTGCCAATGCCATCAACTTTGCATCCCAGGGAGCTGCTCCTGCGAGAAGCGCCACACAACAGGCTCCCCAGAGCAACTACCTGCCCGCCTCCATCCTCAACCGCCTTCGTCACTAG
- the TwdlM gene encoding harpin HrpN produces the protein MRAFIVMCLVAVACADKLGYNYQPVGHSSSGLSFAPGSGSIGGGSIGSIGGGVIGSIGGGSIGSIGGGSLGGSLGGGSLGGSIASGAGLGSIGGGSIGSIGGGEALSAPVSYSAPAPVAELEKEFFTFTANEQDFDEPQQLEKVSSALNKALRVVFIKGPENKGLENAALALAKQAAQQETAIYVLNKQADIGDLANKLNAIRSNNNNKPEVHFVKYRTPEDAANAQRAIQGQYDQLGGSSQAHNGGVAPVLNFASAGPVRQAAAQSPDNSYLPSSVFRRV, from the exons ATGCGTGCTTTTATT GTTATGTGCTTGGTGGCAGTTGCCTGCGCCGATAAGCTGGGCTACAACTACCAGCCCGTGGGTCACTCCAGCTCCGGACTGTCCTTTGCTCCTGGCAGTGGCAGCATTGGAGGAGGATCCATTGGCAGCATTGGAGGAGGCGTCATTGGCAGCATTGGAGGAGGCTCCATTGGCAGCATTGGAGGCGGAAGCCTTGGAGGCTCTCTGGGAGGTGGCTCCCTGGGAGGCAGCATTGCCAGCGGAGCTGGTCTGGGCAGCATTGGAGGTGGCTCCATTGGCAGCATCGGTGGTGGTGAAGCCCTCAGCGCCCCCGTCTCCTACAGCGCCCCTGCCCCCGTCGCCGAGCTGGAGAAGGAGTTCTTCACCTTCACCGCCAACGAGCAGGACTTCGATGAGCCCCAGCAGCTGGAGAAGGTCTCCTCCGCCCTGAACAAGGCCCTCCGCGTGGTCTTCATCAAGGGACCCGAGAACAAGGGACTGGAGAACGCCGCCCTGGCCCTGGCCAAGCAGGCTGCCCAGCAGGAGACCGCCATCTATGTCCTGAACAAGCAGGCCGACATTGGAGATCTGGCCAACAAGCTGAACGCCATccgcagcaacaacaacaacaagcccGAGGTGCACTTCGTCAAGTACAGGACTCCCGAGGACGCCGCCAACGCCCAGCGCGCCATCCAGGGTCAGTACGACCAGCTGGGAGGCTCCAGCCAGGCCCACAACGGCGGTGTCGCCCCCGTCCTGAACTTCGCCTCCGCCGGACCAGTGCGTCAGGCCGCCGCCCAGAGCCCCGACAACTCCTACCTGCCCTCTTCGGTCTTCCGTCGCGTCTAA